From a region of the Candidatus Manganitrophaceae bacterium genome:
- the pilB gene encoding type IV-A pilus assembly ATPase PilB: MIAEKLGRVVLDANLVTEDQLQKALLTQKRDGGRLGEILIRLGFVDESHLLQCLSQQHGVTLIDLNKTKIDPAVTRLVPAEIAKKHLVIPVKRLGSSLSLAMVDPSDVYAIDNVKFATGYNVEPYIASEATVIAAINKFYGGGIKQNSPSVIEAKDYTLSDPDMTLKKDLFTEDAPMVSVDDFDTVVGDALDDIDVVEEQQDDFFGKDVEAPIVKLVNGILVNAIKVGASDIHVEPFETVFRIRFRIDGVMKTVMNLPTRIKNPVVARLKIMSKLDIAERRLPQDGRIKLKLGRKREVDFRVSTLPCLFGEKVVMRILDKGNLNLDMTKLGFEEKALSYFKKAIDSPYGMVLVTGPTGSGKTTTLYSALSTINTQEINIMTAEDPVEYNLLGINQVQMKDAIGLNFAAALRSFLRQDPDVVMVGEIRDFETAEIGVKAALTGHLVLSTLHTNDAPSTINRLLNMGVEPFLVASSVILIVAQRLTRRICTKCKEVLPVQDEVLLRAGFKEAEIKNLTLYKGKGCDFCSNTGYKGRVALYEVMPVGEVIRDQILQGASADDIKKKAMASGMRTLRMSGLEKVKEGMTTLEEILNNTFPDS, translated from the coding sequence TTGATTGCAGAAAAACTGGGGAGAGTGGTTCTTGACGCGAATCTTGTTACGGAAGATCAGCTTCAAAAGGCCTTGCTTACCCAAAAGAGAGATGGAGGCAGGCTTGGGGAAATTCTGATCCGTCTGGGATTTGTTGATGAATCCCACCTTCTCCAATGCCTGAGTCAGCAACACGGCGTCACTCTGATCGATCTCAACAAGACAAAAATTGACCCTGCAGTCACAAGACTCGTTCCTGCCGAGATCGCCAAGAAACATCTCGTTATCCCAGTAAAACGCCTCGGGTCATCCTTGAGCCTGGCCATGGTCGATCCAAGTGATGTCTATGCGATTGACAATGTTAAGTTTGCAACCGGCTATAACGTCGAACCTTATATTGCATCAGAAGCAACCGTGATCGCCGCGATTAATAAATTTTATGGCGGCGGGATAAAACAGAATAGCCCCTCCGTCATCGAGGCAAAAGACTACACCTTATCAGATCCAGATATGACTCTGAAGAAGGACCTGTTTACAGAAGATGCCCCAATGGTCTCTGTGGATGACTTTGATACGGTCGTCGGAGATGCCCTGGACGATATTGACGTCGTCGAAGAACAGCAGGATGATTTTTTCGGTAAAGACGTTGAAGCCCCGATTGTCAAACTCGTCAACGGAATTCTGGTCAATGCCATCAAGGTTGGAGCAAGTGACATCCATGTCGAGCCTTTTGAAACCGTCTTTCGCATTCGATTTAGAATTGACGGGGTCATGAAGACCGTGATGAATCTCCCCACCCGGATTAAAAATCCGGTCGTCGCCAGGCTGAAGATCATGTCAAAGTTGGACATTGCCGAACGACGTCTTCCACAGGATGGTCGAATCAAGCTGAAACTCGGAAGGAAGAGAGAAGTCGATTTCCGTGTCTCCACACTCCCCTGTCTTTTTGGCGAGAAGGTCGTCATGCGTATCTTAGACAAAGGGAATCTAAACCTCGATATGACCAAACTCGGCTTTGAAGAAAAAGCCCTGAGCTATTTTAAGAAAGCGATCGATTCCCCCTATGGCATGGTCCTGGTCACCGGACCGACCGGGAGTGGAAAAACAACCACCCTCTACTCGGCCTTGAGTACAATCAATACACAAGAAATTAATATCATGACGGCGGAAGATCCGGTAGAATACAATCTCCTCGGGATCAATCAGGTTCAAATGAAAGATGCGATCGGTCTTAATTTTGCGGCGGCACTTCGCTCCTTTCTCAGGCAGGATCCGGACGTGGTCATGGTCGGTGAAATTCGTGATTTCGAAACAGCGGAAATCGGGGTCAAGGCCGCTTTGACCGGGCATTTGGTCCTTTCCACACTTCATACGAATGATGCGCCCAGTACAATCAACCGACTCTTGAATATGGGGGTCGAACCTTTTCTCGTCGCTTCTTCAGTCATCTTAATCGTTGCACAAAGACTGACCAGAAGAATCTGCACCAAATGTAAAGAGGTCCTCCCGGTTCAGGATGAAGTACTCCTCCGGGCAGGATTCAAAGAAGCAGAAATCAAAAATCTGACGCTTTATAAAGGAAAGGGTTGCGACTTCTGCAGCAATACAGGCTACAAAGGCCGGGTCGCCCTATATGAGGTCATGCCGGTCGGAGAGGTCATCCGTGATCAGATATTGCAGGGAGCCTCTGCGGATGACATCAAGAAAAAGGCCATGGCAAGTGGGATGAGAACACTACGGATGAGTGGGCTCGAAAAGGTGAAAGAAGGGATGACCACCCTTGAAGAAATCCTGAACAACACCTTCCCCGATTCCTGA
- a CDS encoding type IV pilus twitching motility protein PilT gives MANLQKLLQIMVEKGGSDLHLTTGVPPKVRINGELDSLNFPALTAAETKQLIYSVLTEAQKHRFEEENELDFSFGLKGLSRFRGNIFVQRGVVAGAIRTIPFEIRTFKDLGLPAVVDELVKKPRGLILVTGPTGSGKSTTLASMIDHINTDRHEHIITIEDPIEFLHPHKNCIVNQREVSSDTKSFQNALKYILRQDPDVVLIGEMRDLETIEAALRISETGHLTFATLHTNSALQSINRIIDVFPPHQQSQVRAQLSFVLEGVLSQQLIPKINGHGRAMSIEVMIPTPAIRNLIREDKVHQIYSSMQTGQGKHGMQTMNQSLYDLCSKRHISHEDAIGRSSQPDELVTMLNRGGSPMPGIREPGRMVRR, from the coding sequence ATGGCCAACCTGCAGAAGTTGCTTCAAATCATGGTCGAAAAAGGAGGTTCGGATCTTCACCTGACGACAGGAGTCCCTCCCAAGGTCAGGATCAACGGAGAACTTGATTCCCTTAATTTTCCTGCCCTCACTGCAGCCGAGACCAAACAGCTTATTTATAGTGTCCTGACCGAAGCCCAGAAGCATCGTTTTGAAGAAGAGAACGAGCTTGATTTCTCATTCGGCTTGAAGGGCCTGAGTCGCTTCAGGGGAAATATCTTCGTTCAAAGAGGAGTCGTTGCCGGTGCGATTCGAACGATCCCCTTTGAGATCAGGACCTTTAAGGACTTGGGACTCCCCGCGGTGGTCGACGAACTCGTCAAGAAGCCGAGAGGTCTGATCCTGGTCACGGGTCCGACAGGAAGCGGAAAATCGACCACATTGGCATCGATGATCGATCACATCAATACCGACCGCCATGAGCATATCATTACGATTGAAGATCCGATTGAATTTCTTCATCCCCACAAAAACTGCATTGTCAACCAACGAGAGGTCTCCTCTGACACAAAATCATTTCAAAATGCCTTAAAATATATCTTAAGACAAGATCCGGATGTTGTCCTGATCGGTGAGATGCGGGATCTGGAAACCATTGAGGCGGCGTTAAGAATCTCAGAGACAGGGCATCTAACTTTTGCAACGCTCCATACCAACTCTGCGCTTCAGTCGATCAACCGGATTATTGATGTTTTTCCGCCGCACCAACAATCACAAGTCCGCGCACAACTTTCATTCGTTTTAGAAGGGGTTCTTTCTCAACAGCTCATCCCAAAGATAAATGGTCATGGGAGGGCCATGTCCATAGAGGTCATGATCCCTACCCCTGCCATTCGCAACCTCATTCGAGAAGATAAGGTTCATCAAATCTACTCCTCGATGCAGACAGGCCAGGGGAAACATGGAATGCAAACCATGAACCAATCCCTCTATGATCTCTGCTCCAAACGCCACATCTCTCATGAGGAT
- a CDS encoding DUF512 domain-containing protein, giving the protein MADHQNLQHSKKGGLTITLVEKGSIAEDTGIEAGDRLITLNGREMKDILDYRFWVDEEKLRLELIKPNGEVWEVDVEKGHDEDMGIGFEEMKIRQCPNKCAFCFVDQMPEGQRKGLYIRDEDYRFSFLFGNYITLTNLTRKDKARIFEQKMSPLYISVHTTDLELRRELLKNRHARDILTEIKEMTDHGIVLHTQIVLCPGVNDGAALTKSIEDLARFYPAVASLAIVPVGLTRHREGLPEIEEVTVDYAKRFLENLPAWQERFQREIGTPFVFAADEWFVKGRIPFPPLERYLDLPQLENGVGMVPLFMKEFQSLASDLPQTFSGPSRISLATGTSFSSYLEDCVNNLDLKGLSLEVIPVTNHFFGDSVTVTGLLTGGDIIQAVKNRRMNTLLGPDDEILLIPSVALNDEGDSFLDGTTPQDLAREINTLVHVLPSDAGGLINFLQNIPELLHQ; this is encoded by the coding sequence ATGGCTGATCATCAAAATCTCCAACATTCGAAAAAAGGTGGACTGACCATCACGTTGGTTGAAAAGGGCAGTATCGCAGAAGACACCGGGATTGAGGCCGGCGACCGCCTGATCACCCTCAATGGCCGGGAGATGAAGGATATCCTCGATTACCGTTTCTGGGTCGATGAGGAAAAACTCCGGTTAGAATTGATCAAGCCCAACGGCGAAGTCTGGGAAGTGGATGTCGAAAAAGGCCATGACGAGGACATGGGGATCGGCTTTGAGGAGATGAAGATTCGCCAATGTCCGAATAAATGTGCCTTCTGCTTTGTCGACCAGATGCCAGAAGGACAACGCAAGGGCCTCTACATCCGGGACGAAGATTATCGCTTTTCTTTCCTTTTTGGAAACTATATTACCCTGACCAACCTCACCCGCAAAGACAAAGCCAGAATCTTTGAGCAAAAGATGAGCCCGCTCTACATCTCGGTGCATACCACCGACCTGGAACTGCGCCGGGAACTCTTAAAGAACCGGCATGCGCGTGACATCCTTACTGAGATTAAAGAGATGACCGATCACGGCATTGTACTCCACACGCAGATCGTCCTCTGTCCCGGGGTCAACGACGGGGCCGCCCTCACAAAGAGCATAGAAGACCTTGCCCGGTTTTACCCCGCAGTCGCCTCGCTGGCGATTGTCCCGGTCGGGCTTACACGGCACCGCGAAGGGCTTCCTGAGATTGAAGAAGTCACGGTGGACTACGCAAAGCGCTTCCTCGAAAACTTGCCTGCCTGGCAGGAACGCTTTCAAAGAGAAATCGGAACACCCTTTGTCTTCGCGGCAGATGAATGGTTTGTAAAAGGTCGTATCCCTTTCCCTCCCCTGGAGCGCTATCTGGATCTTCCGCAGCTTGAAAATGGGGTTGGGATGGTTCCACTTTTCATGAAAGAATTTCAATCGCTTGCTTCTGACCTCCCACAGACATTTTCCGGGCCATCCCGGATCTCCCTTGCCACCGGGACCTCTTTCTCTTCCTATCTGGAAGACTGCGTCAACAACCTTGATCTCAAGGGTCTCAGCCTGGAGGTGATCCCTGTGACAAACCACTTTTTTGGGGATTCTGTGACGGTAACGGGTTTGCTCACCGGGGGCGATATCATCCAAGCGGTAAAGAACCGCAGGATGAACACACTCCTGGGACCGGACGACGAAATCCTCCTCATCCCTTCAGTCGCTCTGAACGATGAAGGAGACTCTTTCCTGGATGGGACGACACCCCAGGACCTTGCACGGGAAATCAATACACTGGTACATGTGCTGCCTTCAGATGCCGGAGGACTCATTAATTTTCTTCAGAATATCCCTGAACTGCTTCACCAATAA
- a CDS encoding shikimate dehydrogenase, producing MNEPETRIQEKSSKPEPGQTRVFGIFGYPIAHTLSPPMQNAAFKAYDLNSVYIPFEIDPAFLKNAVTSILPLGIKGVNITIPHKETIIPFLDSLDEEARKIGAVNTIEVSSGRLIGHNTDGKGYLASVAALDIDLRGQRVLMIGAGGAAKGVAVAVLSSGISELILMVRRLDRGKALVKQLSALFPDVPILVVEMNSERRTFQKKDRATLLINCTPLGMKEEDPTPFPLPWIEAHWIVSDLVYRPTETPLLSAAKKVGALTVPGIGMLLHQGALAFEIWTREKAPLSIMKDALEEALSPPDTQ from the coding sequence ATGAACGAACCAGAAACCAGGATTCAGGAAAAAAGTTCCAAACCCGAGCCTGGCCAGACCCGGGTTTTCGGGATCTTTGGATATCCAATCGCGCATACCCTTTCCCCGCCGATGCAGAATGCCGCCTTCAAGGCCTACGATCTAAATTCGGTTTACATTCCTTTTGAAATAGACCCCGCTTTTTTGAAGAACGCCGTAACGTCGATACTTCCGCTGGGAATCAAAGGGGTCAACATTACCATTCCTCACAAAGAAACCATCATCCCTTTTCTCGATTCACTTGATGAAGAAGCCAGGAAGATCGGTGCCGTCAATACCATCGAGGTTTCCTCCGGGCGGCTGATCGGCCATAACACAGATGGAAAGGGCTACCTTGCATCTGTGGCAGCCCTGGATATTGATCTCAGGGGGCAAAGGGTTCTCATGATCGGTGCGGGAGGAGCGGCAAAAGGGGTTGCGGTCGCAGTCCTGTCTTCGGGGATATCGGAGTTAATACTCATGGTCAGGCGTCTCGATCGCGGAAAGGCCCTTGTCAAACAGCTCTCCGCCCTCTTTCCCGATGTACCGATTTTGGTCGTTGAGATGAATTCCGAACGACGTACCTTTCAAAAAAAAGATCGCGCAACGCTCCTGATCAACTGCACACCACTCGGAATGAAGGAGGAAGACCCGACCCCCTTTCCTCTCCCCTGGATCGAAGCGCATTGGATCGTTTCAGACCTGGTCTACCGTCCCACAGAGACTCCCTTGCTCTCCGCTGCAAAAAAGGTCGGCGCGCTTACAGTGCCTGGTATCGGAATGCTGCTCCACCAGGGCGCCCTGGCCTTTGAAATATGGACCCGGGAAAAAGCCCCTCTCAGCATCATGAAGGATGCCCTGGAAGAGGCGCTCTCTCCTCCTGATACACAATAG